GGGTGGTTTTTATGTTACATTGCCCTGCAATGCTTCGTTAGCAACCTTTCCGGGAAATAAAATATCTAATTATACAACCAGCTTAGCAAAAACTATGAATCTGAAAGGAGAATGGGAGGTGGGTTTGATCGAATTTGAATATCCTACGTCATGGTATACATTTAATGAGGAAGATGCTATCTTTATTCTCGACAATGGTATAAAACATATCACTGATCACCCTGCTGCAGGCAAAGAGATTGAGATCTTCATCAACGGTGATCAAAAGACATCGAACGtactttacagaataaaatctGGATATTATGACGACATTGTTTTCTTGATCAGGGAGATCAATGCAAATCTACCACCGGGTCTGAGTTTTGGATTTGACCACGTTAAAAACAAGGTGTTTCTAAAAGGACCCCAAAGACATCACTAAAGTTTTTCGGAAAGTTGGCAATAATTTTAGGGTTAAAACCGGGGATTGCAATAGAGACAATCCCTCCAACTCATGATAGTCATGGTATCGGACACACATCTGTGACGTATGCGCCCCATCAAGCAGATATAAATGGAGGTTTCTACactatgtatatatacacagaTATAATAGAATATCAATCAGTTGGTGATTATCATGTACCACTACTAAGGTGTGTCCATATAGACGGTGAGAACAACAAGATTATTAATATTAGATACGACAGACCACATTACGTACCGGTGAATAAATCTTCTATCACTGAGATAAGTATACAAGTGAAAGACGATCAAAATCAAGACATAAGTTTTAGTTACGGTAAGGTGTGTGCTAAACTACATTTTAGGCCTGTGAAACAACGTCTTTTTTAAGGGTTTTGGAAGGGGGAAAATGGCATATTACAGCAATCATAATACTGACCCCATGCGTTACGTAGCCTATTATCAGAATCAGGCAGGCAATGGCCTTCCTGGCTATGCAGGGGGAGGGGTTATGTATGGTGCGGGGTTGGGAGGCCTTTTTCGTGGACTCTTTAGAATGGCTATACCATTACTAAGACGTGGATTTAACATAGCTAAACCACATCTTAAATCAGCTGCAAAGAACATAATAAGTGATGTTGTTAGCCATACAATGTCTCAGTCttttaacaataacaataatagtCAAGAAGGTTCAGGACTGATGGTAATGGCACGCAAAAGAGTGTCTAGACCACCAGGTGCCCGGAGGAGTGGCCAGACGCAGAAGAAAAGAAAACGACATCTGAAAAAAACTTCAGTTGTAAAACGCAAGCGCAAGGAGTCGGGAAAGTGTCCGGCATCAAAAAGGAGAAGAAAGACAATATTTTAGACCATGGCTTTACTACACAGCATGTCAGAAGAATGTTTAAAATCAGAGCTGGATCTGTTTACAGTACCGTTGACTCAGATGGCTATTgagaaaaatacatatatagaaATACCTCCATTATCAGCAATTTCAGACTCTTCACCTCTGGAATTTTTTATTGCCGGAACGGGGGAGGATTATGTGGATCTAAACAATACATTGTTATTTTTACGACTCAAAATCACAAATCCAGATGGCACAGATATTGCAGATGGTGCTCCTGTGGGACTTTCAAACTATCCAAGCTGTTCGATCTTTGGACAGGTTGATGTGTCGCTGGGGGACCGACTTATATCACAAAGTACTAGTACATACCCTTATCGGGGGATAATAGAATGTCTTACCAATTATGGGAAAGATGCTCTTGAAACACTCTTCAGCGCTGCTTTGTTTTACAAAGATACAGCGGGGCATATGGACGTGACGGATCCTGCGGGGGCAAACCGAGGGTTGACAAAGAGGGCAGCCTTCACCAACGCCAGTAATGTGGTCGAACTTCTCTCACCTGTTCACAGTGACATTTTCTTTCAAGAGAAACTGATGCTTAATGGGGTTGATATTAAAGTTCGTATGACCAGAGGAAAAGATGAATTTTGTTTGATGAGAAGCGACGCTACGGCCTACAAGCTAAACATCCTGTCAGCATCTTTATTTGTGAAAAAAGTGACAGTATCACCGGCTGTGAGATTGGGTCATGCACAAGCACTGCTTTCAACCACTGCCAAATACCCTATCGATAGAGTATGTCTGAAGAATTTCTCACTACCTGCAGGATCGCGTGTCTGCAATCAAGAAAACTTGTTCTTAGGAACTCTACCAAAATCTATCGTAGTAGCGATGGTTGATAATGATGCTTTTGTGGGGGCGTATGATAAAAACCcctttgcatttaaaaactaCGACCTTGAATTTTTATCCATTTATGCCGATGGCGTCCAGATTCCTTCAAAGCCATTACAACCTGAATTTGGAAGCGGTTCTGCAGTGAGGGAATTTTATCAGTTAGCCCTGGCCTCTGGAAGACATCTTAAAAATCAGGGACTATCTATTGATAGAGAAGAATTCCTACACGGCTATACACTCTACGCATTCAATCTAACTCCAGATGAGGAGTGCGGGCAGCACATTTCGCTTATTAAGAGTGGTAATATTAGACTGGAAGCCCGTTTTAGACAACCCCTCCCACGGACAGTAAATTTAATTTTATACGCTACTTTTGACAGTGTTATAGAAATATCAAATCGTCGGCAGGTCCTGGTTGACTACTATTAATACACAAAATGAATACTGTACAGCTTACATCAGTTATGGACCGGATTTCCTGCAACATCCATTTTCTCGGAGTACTACCGTGTGATTATCTACCGAAagatcctttaaaaaaattaccatCAATGGTTATATTGAACACACATCCTTCTGGACTTCCTGGTCAACATTGGTTAGCCATCTACATAAACGAAGAGGGTGTAGGATGTTTCTTTGACAGTTTTGGCAATAAACCAGATTACCATGGTTTTCCATCAATTatcaaaaactttttaaaactcaATTCTAAGGAGATACAACATTCGAATGTGCAAGTACAGGATTTTACATCAGATACATGCGGACAGCATTGTGTATTTTTTCTTTACCATATGACAAAGGGATTTGACTATGATTATGTACTGAAAATGTATAGTGatgatttaattaaaaatgataaaaaagtatcaacttttgtgaaaagatTAAAACAAACTAACTGTAATGAAAATGTGTTCAAATGTATTCAGTGTGTACAAACAGGTGAAATGTTTATGCCTGAATTTTCTTAATAAATAACAACCAATGACAAGTATTACATCTTTTGGGGTCTTTATTTACGACATTCAACATTAcagataacaacaacaataaaacattctcagtgtttttaaaaatttagcCATTGACCTCTGTCAAGAACAGGGGGTGAAAAGACATGCCCCTCTgaaaaattagatttttctgGAGGTGTACCCTGATGACTCTTTTTCCTTTTATTACTCCTCTTAGACGAGTTTGTAATAACTGAAGTAGACTTGTTTTTGAAAGAGTTAATTACATGTCTGACATAGTGGTTAGGTACAGTAGAGAATGGTACATTTAAAATAGCAAATGCCTCCAGAAACTCGTTCCATCCAATAGGTCTCCGTTCATCAGCGACCTTTTGAGGGGCTGTGACGCTTTTAACTAAATCGAGCATGTGTGATCCAGGAATCAATCTACCTTTAAACACAAACTCTCCAGAATCAGTCCATGATGTGATATCCTTAGTTTTAGATAATTTATCCAAAATGTATCGAGCATTTTTAACACTTCTCTGTGGaacattctttaaaatgtcatcagcAACATTAGACAAAGTATCCGGCGGATTCACAGGGCCCGTCACAACAGGGTTTTCATTTTCAATGTGATCAGGCTGTGGAAGAGTTAATGTTAATGTGTTGGTTTCCCTGTCCGCTTGTCTAGAAAGGTTTAAAAATCTTTGCAAAACACCTGTATACATCTTAGCTTTTTCATGTGTGTCCAGATCAGACCTGTAGAGAATATTTCTTATGGTCATGTCCAAGTCATTTTCCGCGGTATGTTGAATAGATTCACGAGGGGTACCAGTTTTCAACTTGTCCAGCTGATGCTGCGGTACTAAAAACATTTTCTCAGCATACTCCATCAGCAGATACTTATTTAGAGGTGATCAAACTGGTTATGAATGGTATTGCAACACTTAAAAGAGGTAACAGAAAACCTCCTTGTTGATTGATTAACCTTCTTTTTCTACCAACTCCGACCTTCTTATCTGCAACAATTTTGATTTCGCTACTTCTTCTCTTCAGTTTCCGATATTGTAGCGGGGTGAGAGGTATATTGCCATGAAGAACATTTAGAGCTACTTCGCACAATGTAACAATGAACTCATCCGTAGCAACCTCTAAAATAACACGTCTTTGTCGAGGTGTAGCCTTTAATAATAGCTTTAAAAGAGATAAGTTTCTTAAAAGTCTAGCAGACATTCTCAAATATTCGATAAATTCAGCGCTTCTTTTTCTGAATGTATACAACAGGATTTTGTGAGAGCAAATCTGTTCTGAGCCGATATTGCTCCGGAGTTTTAGCTTTAAAGTCGATCAGTAGGTAGCCGAAGGGGTTGCTGGTAGCATCTTCATAACATTCCATGAAAAATTTAGTATTTCGAGGGTACATCTGTCTGGCTAGCATGTTAATTTGGGTATTATCTCGGGGGGTTTTA
This Paramisgurnus dabryanus chromosome 7, PD_genome_1.1, whole genome shotgun sequence DNA region includes the following protein-coding sequences:
- the LOC135734373 gene encoding uncharacterized protein F54H12.2-like: MALLHSMSEECLKSELDLFTVPLTQMAIEKNTYIEIPPLSAISDSSPLEFFIAGTGEDYVDLNNTLLFLRLKITNPDGTDIADGAPVGLSNYPSCSIFGQVDVSLGDRLISQSTSTYPYRGIIECLTNYGKDALETLFSAALFYKDTAGHMDVTDPAGANRGLTKRAAFTNASNVVELLSPVHSDIFFQEKLMLNGVDIKVRMTRGKDEFCLMRSDATAYKLNILSASLFVKKVTVSPAVRLGHAQALLSTTAKYPIDRVCLKNFSLPAGSRVCNQENLFLGTLPKSIVVAMVDNDAFVGAYDKNPFAFKNYDLEFLSIYADGVQIPSKPLQPEFGSGSAVREFYQLALASGRHLKNQGLSIDREEFLHGYTLYAFNLTPDEECGQHISLIKSGNIRLEARFRQPLPRTVNLILYATFDSVIEISNRRQVLVDYY